The DNA sequence AAAAGTCACGAGCCTCCGCCATTTGTAACAAGCATTGTATATCATTTGAATTTAGTTTTTGTAAGTATTCATCCTCGAATATTGAAATGACAccgtcaaaattttttttcaaccaTTCAATTGTGATGCTCTGGTCTATGTGTacataatcatcaacaacatcagcTGCTATACCATATGCTAACATCTGTATCACAACAGTGCATTTTTATAGTATTGACAAGCCTCTTCTTCCAATAACATTGACCCTATATTGGAAATATGGATAGGCATTTGAGAGGGTATCTACTATCCAAAAAAACACATGTCTTCTCATTCGAAATATCCATAAAAAAATGCTAGCACTATACTCCAGCTTATCTGTAAAGTAACCTTTTAAAAGGCGATCATATCCTTCTTCTCGATTTCTGTTGATCCATCTATGAGGAGTTGGGAAAGAACTTTTCTCGATGTCTTCTTCTAAATTATCAAACAAACACTCATCGATCCAATTATCTATGAGTATGTTATCTCGCCTTCTTCTTTTACTAGACAAAGTCTCGTTAAACATATCATTAAAATTTTTAGCCAtttcttaaaatataatatttagtattttttgtgAGATGAGAAAATAGTTTTGAATGGAGTTAGTGATTGTAAATATTTGATAATTGATATTTATAAGTGTATCCGCAACAAATAGCTGCTTTTCAACGGCTACTTTTGCAACATCTATTTTACAACTGCTATTTTTTCTTGTCTAATTttaaaacggctagttttgtaaTAGTTACTTTCGTAAACAATAACGCAtaataatattgactaattttaaaagttacaTCACAAATGAAAAAACATATTATATcccaaaatagaataaaacaaagtACATCACATCCatcaatacacaataaaaataaatcagaCTACTTAACTCTACGAATATAAGGAACCATTAAGTAAActacttattaattattttctcacatgcaaTTTCATGAAAAGTTTGTCGTTTTTCAATTATTGTAGACGTGTTAgcattaagtatttgcatatttctttgcatttatctttatttctttaatatacctctaagtttgtaattcttgttctttcgtTGCCGCTTAAATTTGTAACTCCTTTTCTTTGATTCCATAATCTTTTCTCTATGTTCCCTCtcctcttccctttcctttttctatcCATTAGTTTATTTTTGCTAACATTTTTAATATCTTCTATGAGAAATAGTTTCTTAATAATCGATATTTTTCTACTAAAATCTTCAGACATTTGTATTTTTTCTTTATCCTTTCTCTTGCTCTTCTTTGACCCGTGTGGGTGAACAAGAGAGTCCATACCAATTTTTTTAGTCAacggtattttttaatttgatgatAATGAGTATGCTCTAGTTGTACtaaccttaatttttttttttaattctccaCTTTGTGTTGGTAGTTGACTTTTCCATTTTTGTTCTAAACGAAGCATATTTCCATGCCTCTCAAACGTGaatttttaccataatttgtGGAATAAATTTTATAAGCCAACTCCTTTATATCATTAATGTTTGAATCACTCCTTATATTTTGACTAGTTTGATTGTAGCAACCAGCAAATTGTGCAACTATTTGTTGATCTTATACCATCGTTTCTTACATGTAACTACCTTCCTTTTCATATCAGTGCTAAATTCTACACAATAGCCGTGAATCCGATTTCAAAATGTTTTGCCCTATTGATCAGTACCAAATATAGGATTAGTTAAAATATTCAATCATGTACCGATCAACATCTCATCCTTTTTTCATTGCCAATGTTGAATACTATCTTGCCTACGATTTTCAATTTCATCATCATTGAGGTCGATAGCATCTAATCCATGAGGGTTGGCAAAATTCGAATATTGCGAATTTGGACTGGATTGATCGGAGTCTGAAGGGATGAgttagaagagccaccaacaGCAGATGAGTCATATCTCAGAGTTGGAAACGACAAAGATGTTGGAGTAATATTTCCGATAGAGAAgttaaatatggatgaaaatgaataatgtggtgtttgtgaattttgattatgtatttaaaaaatagaaaattgattattatgaaaaactTGAAAACTTAAATTAGGAAGATTTTGTTCATTTGAAATTTGAACATTTAAAATTTGAGATTGTTGGATATTtggagtttaaaaaaataaattaaataattgagaaAAGAGTTAAATTAGTTtggatcaattttttttcaacaaaaaataatattgacaGAACTTTGATTTCATAAATCTAATAGAAGATTGAAGAGAGTATAAAAAATCGTGAAAATAAAAATGTACGTAAATAGTatatatagaataataaatattaatttattaataataacaataatggtcatatgttttattaatatatatgcaacggttctttccatttttagtaatatatatgtaacatataatatatatgaaaTGTGAATATATATGCAACGTATAACTTATTAATATATACatagtatatatttttattttttttattaatttgtcaCATGTTAAAATTTTATTGGAAGTAATGAAATATCATCCTTTAGCAAATTGGGTTATTCTTTTATTAACAAATAACATCGTTATTTGTTAAGCATGAATTGATATATCTTATATATCCATAAACAACAGTTTTGGATTTGTAATCCCAAGTCTCTTGGGTGAACTACGACAGATTTGAATGCAAGTTTTTGTAGCATGATAACATAACGACTACAAATAACAATCTATTTGCTTCTATTAATAACTAACAATATATAGATGATTACATTTTGTAACTATCACTTTTGATATCTACAAAATTACTAAAAgctttatttatatatgttataaatttaaaagattaaaacgCATCTATTAGGTTAAAAGCTGGAATATAgaaaaagtaacaaaaaaaaagattagTAATATTTATGAAATCGATGATGAAAAAATTTGCTCTGGTCTAGAGATCAGGGTTGATGTAGTTTATGTACTTGAAATTCAGATCAACAAAGAATCTAGAAACCTATCACTACATAAAATAGAACATCAATGCCTAAGTTCATAAAATAGCAGTTATCCTATATTTCAGAATTGATTGATCCGTATAAGATATCATTTTAGTTAAGGTGAGCAAGTATCAGAATATAcacaagggaaaaagaaaaaggaaaaacaatacTTGTAGATACAGACAGACCCACAAAACATGAATTATTATTGGGCAAGTGTCAAACTTGTGGGCAACTAAGTTGGTTTTTCAGTACACATGGATATTGATACTAATTCCTCCCAAGTTATTGCTATTACTCCGGATTGAGCAACTGTCATCACTGGTAAGTTTCTCCGCAGAAATCTTCTGGTTAGGACCACACTGCAGCCAAAGGCATGAGATTCTTGCCAGTGCTGCCCGTCCAGCAACCCCTACACGGTAAACCACACTTAAATCTGCCCAAATTTCACTAGGCATAGTTTGCAATTGAATGCTTGGATCATATCCTTCAAGATCTGACTCAGTTATCACAACTACAGAATTATCGTCAAACATCATATGATTTCTTGAAGCTATTGCTGCCTCGGAAGCCTTAGTCTTTACAAATAGATCTGCAAAAGGTGCATGTCCAACAAATCTTCTCCCCATGAGGTAGCGGTAGTAATCCTGAACAGCCTGATCTCAAAAATAAAGTTAGGAAAATTAGCCATAATTATTATCCATTTTCCGTACACCATTCTAAAATAAGAGCAGTAGCGCTTAACTTACCACTGCTCTAAAATAAAAGTATGATATCCAAGCACTCAGATAAATAGGACAATCAAAGCCATACAGAAAGTCACATGATATGTTATAATAACCAAATGACATTTTATACTTACTTGCCACTGAGATGAAGCCAAAAGCACCCTTGGTCGAATTGACTTCACATAATCATATGCACCCTCCGGTGTCATTAGTTTGTGGTGCACCTACACATCAGCTTGGATTGTAAGAAAAAATAAGACTGTTTGATCATTTTATACACTCTTAAGGCAAGGTACCAACCAGATAACAAATAACAACAGTTGTGCTGCGACCACGCCCAGCTTTGCAGTGGACATATGTAGTGTGTCCAGATAATGCATTTTCTTCAGCAAAAGAACCCAATAATCAAATCAATAGGGGAAAGAAGTCAACACAATTTCAAATGAGTAGAATAACTATCATAATGAGAACCATTGTTGTTCGAAGCCTATCTGTATATTTCCATAAGTTCTTAACTTGTAAAACCTTTATCCAGTTCCCTTTTCCTTTTTGTGCAGGTAAAGAGGTGTAGGTCTTTGATAAAATCAAGAGAAGTATAATGCATGAGGATGAGGAGTGTAGTGTGTAAGGATTAGGAATATGAAACAAACTATAGACATCATCAATCCATTATGCTTCCATCTTATAAGGCCACATTATGCAACATTTTACaaatacattaaatattaatgATCATTTATCCTCCAAAGGAAAGTGACACTAGTATATGACCCTAAATTTAGTCGAGCAATTTTCTTAATACTTACCATGTATGAAGTCCACAGCACGGCATATATCATGCAACAATGGAGCAAAACAGTAATCTCTAGTAGGAATCACTAGATGGTCAATTCCATGAGCCTGCCATATTCGTTCAATGTATTAATAATGAAATCTTTTGAAGAACACCCTAGATTCTATTATAATCCAGTGCAAAATGCCGAACAACGAACATAACCTCGCACAACCCAATATAGACAACTGGAAAACATCACAAACAAAAATTTCCAGTCTCTCTGCAATTAAAGAAATTGTTCACAAAATCTACGTCCCTCATTCCCCAGATTATAAAATTTCAATTGAACTTCATTCTCATAATAATCTAGCAGCAGACAAAAGGATTATTGAGAAAATTAGCCCACAAAAATACCAATACTCAGTAGACGAACAAATGCAATTTCAAGGGAAAGGGCTATGCATAATATACTCACATAATATAATGTTGTTGGAACCAAAGTCTCATATGACTCGTTCAATGTGACAACCCCACGAACACCAAGCTCCTTCAGACGGGGAACATCAATTGGAAATGGAACAGCACCTAATAATATGaactgaaaaagaagaaattaagtACGTCAGAATTAGGAGGAGTTCAACTTTCAAAACATAAGACAATATTCAAATGCAaccaataaaaacatgcaatCTCAGCTCATACTTTCAAATCAAAATCATTCCTTTCAACTCTATGTCAACTGTTTCAAACCCAGTTAGTCTAGCAGCCAACTCTAAGTCAACAGGGAACAAACATTTGAAAACCTAACTGCAAACATGCCCTTTCCATAGTATgatattaattagtatagtttaattgATATTCACCaccattttaaatatatatatatatatatacacaagcaTCCAATTACATATTGTCAGTAATGAACTGACCGATACAGAACGCTAAACTCATAATATAAGACACTTCAACACATTGTTGGATGTCAATACAAAGAATAAACTAACTTTTAAACTATGACAGTCAGACAATATCTATTATAGTGATCAACAGAGAACAAAGGCCAAAATTAATAGCTACActggcataaaataaataaatatatatatggatCTTCCATCCGGGTTTTATCATCGCTTCAAGCACCTTTAACATTGGATCAGTCACCCCAGATGTATCTTATTAAAGCAGGTGAAGAAACCAAAGCAGGCAAATTCACTCAATATATAGATCCCTCTACATGTTAATAATCACACACCTCTTTCACCAAGTTTATTTGAATTTATATCAAAGCAATCACATCAATGAGAAATAAAACAATTGTTGATAATAGCCACTACTAACACAGAAATGCAATATAAATATCTAATGCAAGCCTTTAATCAAATGATAAAAGATTAAAAAACCTAATATTAACAACAATTACATAATAAGCTAACACCATTCAGTGTATGAAATAGAACTGAAAACAAGCATACCTCGTCAACCTTATCCCACCATCGAAATTCGGCCTGAATCTTGTTCCTTACAACATTGTAAAGCAGCGTGGGATAGAAAAGCGCGCGAGCCCCCGCTCCAACCAAAACCTTCTTTGCATCATAGCCCCCAAAGCTTGATGACCTCTCTTCCTCTCCATTTCCTTCCACCTCACCACCACACTTCAATTCTTCTATACGCATAACTCACTTACAAATTCGTAAAAACAACTTATACAGTACTATGAACAGATTTACAAAACAAAAAGGAGAAATGGAAGCCCTAATTGACAAATTAGATATATTCACACAGTTATCGACAACACATATCAACGAATCTATTGCATCCAACTCCACGGACacaaagatgagagagagagagagagagagagagagagagatagagacgTATTCTGTCCCAAATTGCCAATTGACGAATCACGGAACCTATGAAACCCGAAATCCACACCAATTCGAACAGAGAATGGTACTAGGACAAGAGCTAGAACGAGAAAAACAGAACTCTACGAGATTTTGCCAGGAAATTGAGACCATGATAATGGAGATGGTTTGTTCGGGACGCTGGAAACTAGGCTAGAATGATGGGTGAATAGATTGTCGTAATTT is a window from the Arachis hypogaea cultivar Tifrunner chromosome 1, arahy.Tifrunner.gnm2.J5K5, whole genome shotgun sequence genome containing:
- the LOC112802317 gene encoding phosphatidylglycerophosphate phosphatase PTPMT2, whose amino-acid sequence is MRIEELKCGGEVEGNGEEERSSSFGGYDAKKVLVGAGARALFYPTLLYNVVRNKIQAEFRWWDKVDEFILLGAVPFPIDVPRLKELGVRGVVTLNESYETLVPTTLYYAHGIDHLVIPTRDYCFAPLLHDICRAVDFIHENALSGHTTYVHCKAGRGRSTTVVICYLVHHKLMTPEGAYDYVKSIRPRVLLASSQWQAVQDYYRYLMGRRFVGHAPFADLFVKTKASEAAIASRNHMMFDDNSVVVITESDLEGYDPSIQLQTMPSEIWADLSVVYRVGVAGRAALARISCLWLQCGPNQKISAEKLTSDDSCSIRSNSNNLGGISINIHVY